From a single Lentimicrobiaceae bacterium genomic region:
- a CDS encoding cold shock domain-containing protein, with protein sequence MKTGKVKFFNESKGYGFILDDESGKEYFVHATGLVDRINEGDSVTFELQEGKKGLNAVKVKLA encoded by the coding sequence ATGAAAACAGGAAAAGTTAAATTCTTCAATGAATCAAAAGGTTACGGATTTATTCTCGACGACGAATCCGGAAAAGAGTATTTCGTTCATGCTACAGGTCTTGTTGACCGTATCAATGAAGGTGATTCAGTAACATTTGAACTTCAAGAAGGCAAAAAAGGCTTAAACGCCGTAAAAGTAAAATTAGCCTAA